A window of Christiangramia forsetii KT0803 contains these coding sequences:
- the rnc gene encoding ribonuclease III has protein sequence MSVIRNILNSRSSKGGNFFNILTQILGFKPKSILHYKKAFTHRSLNRRDEDGNAINFERMEFLGDAMLSAVVASHLFKAVPGGNEGYLTKMRSKVVSRKHLNELGKDLGLIEHVQTNIPKDQFGVNIHGNLFEALVGAIYLDRGYKHCKRFIYERVINPYVDIEQLEGKVISYKSLVIEWCQKEKKEFDFNVYEDTGNDELKHFAVKLRIGGRVVAKARATSKKKAEEKASKRAYYALQAKID, from the coding sequence TGAGCGTTATTCGTAACATATTAAATTCCCGTTCTTCTAAAGGCGGGAATTTTTTTAATATACTTACTCAAATTCTCGGATTTAAACCTAAATCCATTTTACATTATAAAAAAGCCTTTACTCATCGTTCTTTAAACCGAAGGGATGAAGATGGAAACGCCATCAATTTTGAACGTATGGAGTTTTTAGGCGATGCCATGCTAAGCGCTGTGGTTGCTTCTCATTTGTTTAAAGCCGTTCCCGGAGGAAATGAAGGTTATCTAACCAAAATGAGATCTAAAGTGGTTAGCCGGAAGCATTTAAATGAACTAGGGAAAGATTTGGGTCTAATAGAACATGTGCAAACCAATATACCAAAAGATCAATTTGGTGTAAATATTCATGGAAATTTATTTGAAGCGCTGGTTGGAGCGATCTATTTAGACCGTGGCTACAAACATTGTAAACGCTTTATCTATGAGCGCGTGATAAACCCTTATGTTGATATTGAGCAATTAGAAGGGAAAGTGATAAGTTATAAAAGCCTGGTGATTGAATGGTGTCAGAAGGAGAAGAAAGAATTTGATTTTAACGTATATGAAGATACGGGAAATGATGAACTTAAACACTTCGCTGTGAAATTGCGTATAGGTGGGCGTGTAGTGGCTAAGGCAAGAGCAACGTCGAAGAAAAAGGCAGAAGAAAAAGCTTCAAAGAGAGCTTATTATGCACTTCAGGCGAAGATCGACTGA
- a CDS encoding IPExxxVDY family protein translates to MQSHKMLLEVEDEHFNLIAIYSSLEGYKMAYFLNKYLKVRLERERIDIDFNHAEYNALYALFSHKDPNSYYSLDLVANKFKGKTKKILSSGSLFEEEELSPQEVNLIPEYNKVDYFLKISEEIQPKEFNRILNKIGQIPGVQGAYAIEIENLKSKQNLIFE, encoded by the coding sequence ATGCAATCGCATAAAATGCTTCTGGAAGTTGAAGATGAGCATTTTAATTTAATCGCCATTTATTCCTCACTTGAAGGATATAAAATGGCGTATTTTTTAAATAAGTATCTCAAAGTTCGACTTGAAAGAGAGCGAATAGATATTGATTTCAATCACGCGGAATATAATGCGTTATATGCGCTGTTTTCTCATAAAGACCCAAATTCCTATTATAGTTTAGATCTTGTTGCTAACAAATTTAAGGGTAAAACCAAAAAAATTCTAAGTTCGGGATCGCTATTTGAAGAAGAGGAATTGAGTCCGCAGGAAGTAAATCTGATCCCTGAATATAATAAGGTTGATTATTTTCTAAAAATTAGTGAAGAGATTCAACCAAAAGAATTTAACAGGATTCTTAACAAAATAGGACAGATTCCTGGAGTTCAGGGTGCTTATGCGATTGAAATTGAAAATTTAAAATCCAAACAAAATCTAATATTCGAATAA
- the pyk gene encoding pyruvate kinase, giving the protein MPTNKKTKIVATLGPATSSKDILKKMLQEGVNVFRINFSHANYDDVRERIKMIRELNEEDGFNAAILGDLQGPKLRVGVMKEEVVVNEGDHIVFATGKEFKGTAERVYMNYDSFPKDVKAGERILLDDGKLIFEVVKTNKKDEVKTKVIQGGPLKSKKGVNLPNTNISLPALTEKDVKDAIFACEMGVDWMALSFVRHAEDLIELQNIIKQHSKYKIPIVAKIEKPEGVANIDKIVAYCDGLMVARGDLGVEIPAQEVPLIQKKLVLTAKKARIPVIIATQMMETMITSLTPTRAEVNDVANSVMDGADAVMLSGETSVGQYPVQVIQKMAQILQSVENSPLIKVPHEPPHVRTKRYITKAVCYHAAHMANEIKAKAICTLTNSGYTAFQISAWRPEAHILVFTSNRRILNQLSLLWGVKAFFYDKFVSTDETIDDISVIAKRTKFVETGDFTINLAAMPITAKGMVNTLRVSEIE; this is encoded by the coding sequence ATGCCTACCAATAAAAAAACAAAAATTGTCGCTACACTCGGTCCTGCAACTAGTAGCAAGGATATATTAAAAAAAATGCTGCAGGAAGGTGTGAATGTTTTTCGTATTAATTTCTCTCATGCTAATTATGATGATGTAAGAGAAAGAATCAAAATGATTAGGGAGTTGAATGAGGAAGATGGTTTTAACGCTGCTATTTTAGGAGATCTTCAGGGACCCAAATTAAGAGTGGGTGTAATGAAGGAAGAGGTAGTGGTGAATGAAGGCGATCATATTGTTTTTGCAACGGGAAAAGAATTTAAAGGTACCGCCGAAAGAGTTTATATGAACTATGACTCTTTTCCAAAGGATGTAAAAGCAGGAGAAAGAATTTTGTTGGACGATGGTAAACTTATCTTTGAAGTGGTGAAAACCAATAAAAAAGATGAAGTAAAAACTAAAGTTATCCAGGGAGGGCCTTTAAAATCTAAAAAAGGAGTAAATCTTCCAAACACTAATATTTCATTGCCGGCTCTTACCGAAAAAGATGTGAAAGATGCGATCTTCGCTTGTGAAATGGGGGTTGACTGGATGGCACTCTCTTTTGTAAGACATGCTGAAGATCTTATAGAGCTTCAGAATATAATTAAACAACATTCTAAATATAAAATTCCTATCGTGGCGAAAATCGAAAAGCCTGAAGGAGTTGCTAATATAGATAAGATCGTAGCTTATTGTGACGGACTTATGGTTGCTCGTGGAGATCTTGGTGTTGAAATTCCAGCACAGGAAGTTCCGCTTATTCAGAAGAAATTGGTGCTTACAGCAAAAAAAGCCAGAATTCCGGTTATTATCGCTACCCAAATGATGGAAACAATGATCACAAGCCTTACTCCAACCAGAGCAGAGGTGAATGACGTTGCAAACTCTGTAATGGATGGTGCAGATGCGGTAATGCTTAGTGGTGAGACTTCAGTTGGACAATATCCGGTTCAGGTAATCCAGAAAATGGCTCAGATTCTTCAAAGTGTGGAGAATTCACCATTAATCAAAGTTCCTCATGAACCCCCTCATGTAAGAACAAAAAGATATATTACAAAGGCAGTTTGTTATCATGCGGCGCATATGGCCAATGAAATTAAGGCTAAGGCTATTTGTACGCTTACCAATAGTGGATATACCGCTTTTCAAATCTCTGCCTGGAGACCGGAAGCTCATATTCTGGTTTTCACTTCTAACAGAAGGATTCTTAATCAGTTGAGTTTACTTTGGGGCGTGAAGGCATTCTTCTATGATAAATTTGTAAGTACAGATGAGACTATAGATGATATTAGCGTAATAGCAAAGCGAACAAAATTTGTTGAAACGGGAGATTTTACAATTAACCTTGCGGCAATGCCTATTACTGCGAAAGGAATGGTAAATACTTTAAGAGTTTCTGAAATAGAATAG
- a CDS encoding lipocalin family protein, whose amino-acid sequence MKNHFLLIFISSIFFLSSCSEDNRPYNLPENASNLIYGDSLKTWKIARRYNDDIRMNMNPCFLAYRQTFKADQTVFDNNEENRDCGPSLSGEWQFKKGPNDHYYVKISSPDLPKLLNTDKDYKYFKILKLTKDTLKVSFKHKQYGNKLRTITDVLVREDLNIGDRYFHH is encoded by the coding sequence ATGAAAAATCATTTCCTGTTAATTTTCATTAGTTCAATATTTTTTCTATCCTCTTGTAGCGAGGATAATAGGCCCTACAATTTACCTGAAAATGCTTCAAATTTAATTTATGGAGACAGCCTGAAAACCTGGAAGATAGCACGTCGCTATAACGATGATATTCGAATGAATATGAACCCATGTTTTTTGGCGTATCGTCAGACATTCAAAGCAGATCAAACCGTATTTGATAATAATGAAGAAAATAGGGACTGCGGACCTAGTCTTTCTGGAGAATGGCAGTTTAAAAAAGGACCAAACGACCATTATTATGTGAAAATAAGCAGTCCAGATCTACCTAAATTACTGAACACTGACAAAGACTATAAATATTTCAAAATCCTGAAATTAACCAAAGACACATTAAAAGTGTCTTTTAAGCATAAGCAATACGGTAACAAGTTAAGGACGATCACAGATGTGTTGGTTCGGGAAGATCTTAATATTGGAGACCGGTATTTTCACCATTAA
- the dinB gene encoding DNA polymerase IV — MERLRKIIHIDMDAFYASVEQLDNPELRGKAVAVGGSSQRGVVSAASYEARKFGVRSAMSSVIAKRNCPDLIFVKPRFERYKEISGQIREIFFEYTDLVEPLSLDEAYLDVTENKKGNPSATLIAKQIRDRIKEKTGLNASAGISINKFIAKIASDVNKPNGQKTVQPEEVIAFLEELDIRKFYGVGKVTAEKMYRLGIFTGKDLKLKSEEYLTEHFGKSGTHFYNVVRGIHLSEVKPHRIRKSLGAERTFNENISSEIFMLERLENIAEEIERRLTKSKVAGKTITLKIKYSDFTQQTRSRTINFYIANKDLILEIAKELLYQEKMKNSVRLLGISLSNLNTEKGDKKEEQKEIFVQLKFKF, encoded by the coding sequence GTGGAAAGACTTCGCAAAATTATCCATATAGATATGGATGCTTTTTATGCTTCAGTAGAACAACTGGACAATCCCGAACTTCGTGGGAAAGCCGTGGCAGTTGGCGGAAGTTCTCAAAGAGGTGTGGTAAGTGCCGCCAGCTACGAAGCTCGAAAATTTGGTGTGCGTAGTGCTATGAGTAGTGTAATCGCCAAGCGAAATTGTCCCGACCTGATTTTCGTGAAACCAAGATTTGAAAGATATAAAGAGATTTCAGGCCAGATTAGGGAGATCTTTTTTGAGTATACAGACCTGGTAGAACCCCTCTCATTAGATGAAGCCTATCTGGATGTTACTGAAAACAAAAAAGGAAATCCCAGTGCAACTTTAATCGCAAAACAGATAAGAGACCGAATTAAGGAAAAAACGGGACTGAATGCTTCCGCCGGAATTTCCATCAATAAATTCATTGCGAAAATAGCCAGCGACGTTAATAAACCTAATGGACAGAAGACCGTTCAGCCGGAAGAAGTCATAGCGTTTTTGGAAGAACTCGATATTAGAAAGTTCTATGGGGTTGGAAAAGTAACTGCCGAAAAAATGTATCGTTTAGGGATTTTTACCGGAAAAGATTTAAAATTGAAATCTGAAGAATATCTCACTGAACATTTTGGAAAAAGCGGAACTCACTTTTATAATGTGGTTCGAGGTATTCATTTAAGCGAAGTTAAACCTCATAGAATTAGAAAATCGCTGGGAGCTGAAAGAACTTTTAATGAAAATATTTCTTCTGAAATTTTTATGCTGGAACGGCTGGAAAATATTGCAGAAGAGATAGAACGCCGACTTACAAAAAGCAAAGTTGCCGGAAAAACGATTACGCTAAAGATTAAATACAGTGATTTTACCCAGCAAACACGAAGCAGAACTATTAACTTCTATATCGCCAATAAAGACCTGATCCTGGAAATAGCTAAAGAGCTTTTATATCAGGAGAAAATGAAGAATTCTGTACGTCTTCTTGGAATAAGTTTATCTAATCTCAATACTGAAAAAGGAGATAAAAAAGAGGAACAAAAAGAGATCTTTGTCCAGTTAAAATTTAAATTTTAG
- a CDS encoding NAD(P)H-binding protein, with the protein MKQKTAIILGATGLTGSILLKKLLNDDRYRKIKVFARNHVQQKHEKIEEYLIDLFELEKVADLFTADEVYCCVGSTQKKTPDNDTYRMVDFGIPATAAKLSSRNKINTFQVISAMGADEKSRFFYNRIKGEMEGAVLEQQISNTYILQPSLIGGNRKESRPFEFIWKKIMSIGDNLLVGSLKKYRTIHPEIIADAMIYLANNDYRSGTIPSDEIKNIAEKR; encoded by the coding sequence ATGAAACAAAAAACTGCAATAATTTTAGGTGCTACCGGCTTAACCGGAAGTATTTTGCTGAAAAAGCTCCTAAATGATGATCGTTATCGAAAGATCAAGGTATTTGCCAGAAATCATGTTCAGCAAAAACATGAGAAAATTGAAGAATATTTGATCGACTTATTTGAACTTGAAAAAGTAGCTGATCTATTCACTGCAGATGAGGTTTATTGTTGTGTTGGTAGTACCCAAAAGAAAACCCCCGATAATGATACATACAGGATGGTTGATTTTGGAATTCCGGCCACGGCAGCAAAACTCAGTAGTAGAAATAAGATAAATACTTTTCAGGTGATATCAGCGATGGGTGCCGATGAGAAAAGCAGGTTTTTTTATAATCGGATAAAGGGCGAAATGGAAGGAGCGGTGCTGGAACAACAGATTTCAAATACCTATATACTGCAACCTTCTTTAATTGGAGGAAATAGGAAGGAGAGCCGTCCTTTTGAATTTATCTGGAAAAAAATAATGAGTATTGGTGATAATTTACTCGTGGGAAGTCTTAAAAAATACAGAACCATTCATCCAGAAATTATTGCTGATGCCATGATATATCTGGCCAATAATGATTATAGAAGTGGCACCATACCTTCAGATGAAATTAAAAATATTGCTGAAAAGAGATAA